GGGAAGAGGATCTTTCAGGCTGCTGGCCCTCTGCCTGCAATGCTTCATATTGGCTCAAAACTGTTGCCAGTTCCTGCTTTAATTGCTGAGCTTTGGCTTCAGCCTCATTCTTGAGTTGCGCCATGCGCACCAGAGAAATGCCTGCATCCTGTCTGCCTTTTTGAAGACTCAAAGTATCGCGTGCTGTTTTTTCAAGAATATCATTTAAATTCTCAATTCTTTGATCACTCTCAAATTGCTGACGTTCAATAAAATCCTGAAGTTCTTGAATACGCTCAGCCTGTTCTGCAATCAGGCGTTCAGACTCTGCACGTGATTCCTGCCAGTTCAGCATGTTCTTCTGATGCTCAAGTGCCCTCGTTTGAAGCAGAGCAATTTCTGCTTCAAACTTTTCAAATTGGCGCTGATACGTGAGAAGACGTTCTTCCAGGGCTTCAAGATCTGAAAAATATTCAAGCAATTCCGATTTTTCAGCGCCCAAACGTTCGCTTAAAAAGGCATAGGCCAATGCTAAGATTTCGGTTTCCTGTTGAAGGGCATTCCACTGCGAAGAAGGCGCTGAAGCAGGTTCTGGATGGGTGGGAAGCCCCCGAAGACGCTGAAACAATTCAGCAAAGATCTCATTTCCCTGATCGGCAAAGGAGAGGGACAATTGCTCCCGCAATTCAGCCACCAAGCTGGAGCTGGCTTCAAGCTCCTGTTCTAGCCGCTCGTTGCGCTGTGATTGGGCACTCAACCCTGATAGCAGTGCTCCCAGGGTTTTATCCCAAAACGCTAAACGGGAATCCAAATGTTCAAGATAAAAATACAAGGATTGAAAGAGAAACAGCAATTCCTTGAAGCTACGAAGAGAAGGCCCGCCACGAGCCCTTTCCATTTCAAATCTGGACATGATTCCTCATTTTATCAGCCTGTCAGGCACATATGCATCTGTATCATACTACCACTTTGAAGCGCACAGCGTTGCACCGAGCCAAAGAACTCAGACCTGCTTTCGGTTACAATAGAGTTATCCATAAAGGGAGGTTCGAAGCATGCCTGAAACACCTGCTGAAACAATGCCGATTGCCCAATGGTGGGAGACCGATGAGAAAGGAAAAATCCTGTGCACGCTCTGTCCCCGTTTCTGTCGTATCGGAGCCGGTCAGGCGGGTTTTTGTTATGTTCGTCAGAATATTGAGGGCAAACTGTATGCCGCCTCCTATGGAAAATCGACGGGTTTCGCGATTGACCCCATCGAAAAAAAACCCCTGAATCATTTTTTACCTGGCAGCGCCATTCTCAGTTTTGGTACAGCAGGCTGCAATCTTGGCTGCCGTTTTTGTCAAAACTGGCATATTTCCAAGGCACGTCTGGTCGAAAAGAACAGTGTCGCCGCATTGCCTGAACAGGTGGTGGCCCTGGCCCAACAACACGGCTGTCCCAGCATTGCCATGACCTACAATGATCCCACCATTTTTGGAGAGTATGTCATCGATATTTCTCGCCTGGCAAGGGATGCTGGCCTGCGCAATATTCTGGTCACCGCTGGCTATATTACGCCTGAGGCCCGGCAAGACATCTACCGCTATATTGATGCCGCCAACGTCGATCTCAAGGCTTTCAGCGAGACCTTTTACCACAAACTTACCTTTTCACATCTCGAACCCGTTCTCAATACCCTGCGCTGGTTAAAACACGAAACCAATATCTGGTTTGAAATTACCAATTTGATGATTCCGGGTCACAATGACAGCTGGGATGAAACCCGGCGCATGTGTGAATGGATTCTTGAAAACCTGGGACCGGAAGTGCCCCTTCATTTTACGGCCTTTCACCCCGATTTTAAACTTCAGGATTCGCCGCGTACCCCTCAGGAAACCCTCAACCGCGCGCGCAGAATTGCGCAGAGTATGGGAATCCATTATGTTTATGTAGGCAATGTGCATGATCGGGAAGGCCAAACAACCTTTTGCCCACATTGCCAAAAACCCCTGATAGAAAGAGACTGGCATCGGGTTTTGAGCAACCATTTAACCCAGGCACAATGCCCAGAGTGTCATACCGAAATCGCTGGGGTTTTTACCCAAAACAGCCCACGCCTGCTTAAATACGGCCCAAATTGGGAATAATCAACTCAACGCAGCAATTATTGTACAAGAGGAAACCATGTCTGAACTTGTTGGCTACGTACTTAAAGATCTACTGCTCTCACAGGGCTTTGCCCTCTTGGGTGAAACCCAGCAACTCCAAGCCATTCTTGAAGATATCTGCCCAGATGAACAGAAAGTAATTGAATTGGTGATGCTGGCCTTCGAAGAAAAAATTCCTGAAAGGCTGCTGATTCCTGTTTCTGAAGCAGAACTGCCTAAAACCCTCACCCTGCTCAGCCAGGAACTCAGCGCCCAAAAACAACTGGCCCCCCATTTTTCTGACTGGATTGTCGAAACCTGGGCCAATGCCTTGGGAAAAACAAACGCCTATGCAATTTCACGCAATCTCTTGGCAGAAGCCGAAGAGATGTATCGAGACAAAATTCGTAGTGTTTTCTATGAATGGGATAGCTTATCTGAAGAAGAACAAGAAAAAGTTCAAAATCTACGTCAACAACTCCTTCTCAATGAAAAAGACCATGCACGGATTTGGGCTGAGGTTCGGGAAGAACAAAAACAGGATATTCTGCTCAATGTGAGTTTGATTGCCCCCAGTTCCCCGCCCTTTCAAAATGGATTGGGAATGAAGTTTATTCGGATTGAACCCGGCAAATTTTTAATGGGCTCCCCTGAATATGAACACCACCGCGAAGAAGACGAGACCCAACATTCTGTCACGCTGAGCAAGCCCTATTGGATTCAGACCACGCCCGTCACCCAAGCCCAATGGGAAGAACTGATGGGATTCAACCCTTCTGACTTCAAAAATCCGCTGCACCCTGTCGAA
This DNA window, taken from bacterium (Candidatus Blackallbacteria) CG13_big_fil_rev_8_21_14_2_50_49_14, encodes the following:
- the amrS gene encoding AmmeMemoRadiSam system radical SAM enzyme, whose amino-acid sequence is MPETPAETMPIAQWWETDEKGKILCTLCPRFCRIGAGQAGFCYVRQNIEGKLYAASYGKSTGFAIDPIEKKPLNHFLPGSAILSFGTAGCNLGCRFCQNWHISKARLVEKNSVAALPEQVVALAQQHGCPSIAMTYNDPTIFGEYVIDISRLARDAGLRNILVTAGYITPEARQDIYRYIDAANVDLKAFSETFYHKLTFSHLEPVLNTLRWLKHETNIWFEITNLMIPGHNDSWDETRRMCEWILENLGPEVPLHFTAFHPDFKLQDSPRTPQETLNRARRIAQSMGIHYVYVGNVHDREGQTTFCPHCQKPLIERDWHRVLSNHLTQAQCPECHTEIAGVFTQNSPRLLKYGPNWE